A section of the Thermodesulfobacteriota bacterium genome encodes:
- a CDS encoding arginine decarboxylase, pyruvoyl-dependent, producing the protein MFVPKHAFVTKGVGKHKEKLTSFEMALRDAKIAEFNLVKVSSIFPPNCTLMTQSAGLKRLKPGQVVYVVMSENATDEPHRLVAASVGIAIPKKSNHYGYLSEHHSFGQTDSAAGDYAEDLAAYMLATILGAPFDPDKSYDEQKDIWKISGHTVQTRNVTQSAVGDKYGIWTTVIAAVVFVP; encoded by the coding sequence TTGTTCGTACCGAAACATGCCTTCGTAACCAAGGGCGTAGGAAAACACAAAGAAAAACTGACCAGCTTTGAGATGGCACTCCGTGATGCGAAGATTGCCGAATTCAATCTGGTCAAAGTCTCTAGCATATTCCCCCCAAACTGCACATTGATGACCCAATCGGCCGGACTCAAGCGCCTTAAGCCCGGCCAGGTCGTCTATGTAGTGATGAGTGAGAATGCCACCGACGAGCCCCACCGCCTGGTTGCCGCATCGGTAGGAATCGCCATACCCAAGAAATCAAACCATTACGGATACCTTTCCGAACACCACAGCTTCGGTCAGACCGATAGCGCCGCTGGTGATTATGCCGAGGACCTGGCTGCATACATGTTGGCCACCATACTGGGAGCGCCGTTTGACCCGGATAAAAGCTACGATGAGCAAAAAGATATCTGGAAGATAAGCGGACATACGGTGCAGACTAGAAACGTCACTCAGTCCGCCGTAGGGGATAAATACGGCATATGGACCACGGTGATTGCCGCCGTGGTGTTTGTCCCATAA
- the recN gene encoding DNA repair protein RecN: MLLSLNLKNFAIIDDLSIDFGKGLNIITGETGAGKSIIVDAINIILGDRASSDLIKSGQDEAQVEALFDIGDNKHLKDKLESLGFEAGDDQLLIRRILSRRGKGRVFIGGNIATYSMLEQLTEGIVDVFSQHEHQTLLKEDKHLQLLDEFGGLRVHTEEVGEVYRAYIRLKKELEECESNRRTQVEREDFLRFQCAEIDAARLQVSEDEMLEEERKRLANAERLYSITQEAYEALYEGEKSVFDTLKRIANRVEEAVKIDDTLLETAKSIEKGVVEIQDASFTLRQYAANISFDPDRLNYVDSRLQEIRRLKKKYGGTIEEILQKRKSMEEELGDISGYEGKVEDLQNQLKAVELVLNKRAYELSEKRRASSQKLMKAVEKELEKIGIKNARFVVDLTTKELSYNGGDKVAFLFSGNPDENPKPLTRVASGGELSRIMLVLKEVLARVEGGLVLIFDEADSGIGGAIAEAVGRKIKNLSQSHQVICITHLPQVAKFADTHFTVTKTLTEDSRTRVEVRSLSYEERVKELARMLGGLKVTEKTLEVAQEMLRE; this comes from the coding sequence ATGCTCCTTTCACTCAACCTGAAGAACTTTGCCATCATAGATGACCTGTCTATCGATTTCGGGAAAGGCCTAAACATCATCACCGGTGAGACCGGGGCCGGGAAATCCATCATAGTTGATGCCATAAATATCATCCTCGGCGACAGGGCCTCGTCTGACCTTATAAAATCCGGACAGGATGAAGCTCAGGTCGAGGCCTTATTCGATATAGGTGATAATAAACATTTAAAGGATAAACTGGAATCTCTGGGGTTTGAGGCGGGGGATGACCAGCTCTTAATTAGGCGCATACTTTCCCGTAGGGGTAAAGGCCGTGTGTTTATCGGCGGCAATATAGCCACGTATTCAATGCTTGAACAACTGACGGAAGGCATAGTCGATGTGTTCAGCCAGCATGAGCATCAGACACTCCTGAAAGAGGATAAGCATCTGCAGTTGCTCGACGAGTTCGGAGGCCTAAGGGTGCACACGGAGGAAGTCGGTGAGGTTTATCGGGCATACATTAGGCTTAAAAAAGAGCTCGAAGAATGCGAAAGTAACCGGAGAACGCAGGTCGAGAGAGAGGATTTCCTTAGGTTTCAGTGTGCAGAAATCGACGCTGCCAGGCTCCAGGTTTCCGAGGATGAAATGCTGGAAGAGGAAAGGAAAAGACTGGCCAATGCGGAGAGGCTATATTCCATAACCCAGGAGGCCTATGAGGCACTTTACGAAGGGGAGAAATCGGTCTTTGATACCCTTAAGAGAATCGCTAACCGGGTGGAAGAGGCAGTGAAGATTGACGACACCCTGTTGGAGACGGCGAAGTCCATAGAGAAGGGAGTTGTGGAGATTCAGGATGCTTCCTTTACACTACGCCAATATGCGGCGAATATAAGTTTTGACCCGGATAGACTCAATTATGTGGATAGCAGGCTTCAGGAAATAAGGAGGCTTAAAAAAAAGTACGGCGGGACTATAGAGGAAATTCTCCAGAAGAGAAAGAGCATGGAGGAGGAGCTAGGGGATATCTCAGGCTATGAGGGAAAGGTGGAAGACCTGCAGAATCAGCTCAAGGCAGTCGAACTGGTTCTCAATAAGAGGGCTTACGAGCTATCCGAGAAAAGGCGGGCTTCGTCACAAAAACTGATGAAGGCAGTTGAGAAGGAACTGGAGAAGATAGGGATCAAGAACGCCAGGTTCGTGGTAGATCTTACCACAAAAGAGCTTTCCTATAATGGTGGTGATAAGGTAGCCTTCCTCTTTTCCGGAAACCCTGACGAGAATCCCAAGCCCCTTACCCGGGTAGCATCCGGAGGGGAGCTTTCCCGAATAATGCTTGTTTTGAAAGAGGTTCTGGCAAGAGTGGAAGGGGGTTTGGTTCTGATATTCGATGAAGCGGACTCCGGGATAGGCGGGGCGATTGCCGAGGCGGTTGGCCGCAAGATCAAAAACCTCTCACAATCGCACCAAGTTATTTGCATTACCCATCTTCCGCAGGTGGCAAAGTTTGCCGATACCCATTTCACCGTCACCAAGACCTTAACGGAAGACAGCAGGACTAGGGTGGAGGTCAGATCCCTGAGTTATGAGGAGAGGGTAAAGGAACTGGCTCGCATGCTTGGCGGTCTCAAGGTCACCGAAAAAACACTGGAAGTGGCTCAGGAAATGCTCAGGGAATAA
- a CDS encoding sigma-70 family RNA polymerase sigma factor has protein sequence MRQGRLETGALLPISKRMSGVKPSSKPAPKQKNKRAKGNNYKKFSDNQLDEINGSEELFITIDIEDKIITELAESEFDLQVESPRGEAEEKGKQWTPDEEFRLLQVYFKEMGNEPLLTAREEVEVSAKIKKCEAKARDVKRVLERIFDKKLGDFLDDTIAEIDGISIRSIERTLRRLRKRASRRTGFKDGVTPNHVKKRGILTKACLKTARRFKDRFVKANLRLVVSIAKRYMGRGLPLPDLIQEGNVGLMRAVERFDHTKGYKFSTYASWWIHQAISRSLLDQTRTIRVPVYVLEQASKVHRISSMLHKEKGRKPLPEEISQKSGISIEGVKRVLDATKDVFHLDSPIVDGEKTTLLEFIPDETALTPDSAVAKAMLTGKIKDALSNLTTREEQILKMRFGIGYETTYTLDEIGRYFNLTRERIRQIEKRALEKLEDSDIGGMLKSFLE, from the coding sequence GTGAGACAGGGAAGATTGGAAACAGGTGCACTTCTTCCTATTTCAAAGCGAATGTCTGGAGTTAAGCCTAGTTCTAAGCCGGCCCCAAAGCAAAAGAATAAACGGGCTAAGGGCAATAACTATAAAAAGTTTTCGGATAATCAACTCGACGAGATTAACGGGTCGGAAGAGCTTTTTATCACCATTGATATCGAGGACAAAATTATAACCGAATTAGCGGAGTCAGAGTTTGACCTCCAGGTAGAATCGCCAAGGGGCGAAGCGGAAGAGAAGGGAAAACAGTGGACTCCGGACGAGGAATTTAGGCTTCTTCAGGTCTATTTCAAGGAAATGGGGAATGAACCCCTTTTGACCGCCAGGGAGGAAGTGGAGGTATCGGCTAAGATCAAAAAATGCGAGGCTAAAGCTAGGGACGTGAAAAGGGTCCTGGAGCGGATATTCGACAAAAAGCTGGGTGATTTTCTGGATGACACTATTGCCGAGATAGATGGTATTTCCATAAGAAGCATAGAGAGAACCCTGAGAAGGCTCAGAAAAAGGGCGTCGAGGAGGACAGGCTTCAAAGACGGAGTGACTCCTAATCACGTTAAAAAGCGTGGCATACTGACAAAAGCGTGTCTTAAAACGGCCAGGCGGTTTAAGGACCGGTTTGTCAAGGCCAACCTCAGGCTGGTAGTAAGCATAGCCAAGAGATATATGGGTCGGGGGCTGCCGCTTCCCGATTTAATTCAAGAGGGTAACGTAGGTCTGATGAGGGCGGTGGAAAGATTCGACCACACGAAGGGATACAAATTCTCGACCTATGCCTCCTGGTGGATTCACCAGGCTATATCCCGGTCATTACTCGACCAGACTAGGACGATAAGGGTTCCAGTTTATGTGCTGGAGCAGGCAAGTAAGGTGCACAGGATCAGTTCCATGCTTCATAAAGAAAAGGGGAGAAAACCGCTTCCCGAGGAAATATCCCAAAAATCCGGCATTTCAATCGAGGGAGTGAAGAGGGTTCTGGACGCTACCAAAGATGTATTTCATCTAGATTCACCCATAGTTGACGGGGAAAAAACCACCCTCCTTGAATTCATTCCAGACGAGACTGCCCTCACTCCCGATTCGGCTGTGGCAAAGGCCATGCTCACCGGTAAGATAAAGGATGCTCTGTCCAACCTTACAACCAGGGAAGAGCAGATACTGAAAATGCGGTTTGGAATTGGTTACGAGACCACTTATACCTTAGATGAGATAGGCCGGTATTTTAACCTCACCCGTGAGCGCATACGGCAGATAGAGAAAAGAGCACTGGAAAAGCTCGAAGATTCGGATATCGGAGGAATGCTAAAAAGCTTTCTTGAATAG
- a CDS encoding glutamate-5-semialdehyde dehydrogenase, giving the protein MSRSKATILPTNSEFIQLATKIAERAKEASRVLAKIPSQSKNSALISMAEELISHSGFIAEENNKDIEDAQKRGLSPSFIDRLTLTPSRIKSMAEGLKQIASLPDPVGEVIRMWRRPNGLLVGRMRIPLGVVAIVYEARPNVTADAAGLCLKAGNSVILRGGSESIRSNMAIGSVLGDALEKNSLPREAVQIVPVTDRALVLELLKLEDYIDLVIPRGGESLIRFVSENSKIPVLKHYKGVCHIFVDEFADLEMAENICLNAKVQRPGVCNSMETLLVHEGVSEKFLPRMVKKFEENGVEIRGCPRTKEIVPRVKEASEEDWYAEYLDLILSVRVVKGIDEAIDHVEKYGSMHTEAIITRDYKNAQYFLNSVNSSTILVNASTRFSDGYELGLGAEIGISTSKLHAFGPMGVEELTTTKFIIYGDGQIRT; this is encoded by the coding sequence ATGTCGAGATCGAAAGCTACTATATTACCTACTAACTCCGAATTTATTCAACTGGCAACAAAAATAGCAGAAAGGGCCAAAGAGGCTTCTCGAGTATTAGCTAAGATTCCTTCCCAATCCAAAAACAGCGCTCTAATATCTATGGCTGAGGAGCTTATTTCTCACTCCGGTTTCATAGCCGAGGAAAATAATAAAGACATAGAGGATGCTCAAAAAAGGGGTCTATCCCCGTCATTTATCGACCGCCTCACCCTTACCCCATCCCGAATCAAGTCGATGGCCGAGGGGTTAAAACAAATAGCCTCGCTTCCGGACCCGGTCGGCGAAGTGATACGGATGTGGAGGAGACCCAACGGCCTTTTGGTGGGAAGGATGAGGATCCCGCTAGGGGTGGTTGCTATAGTATATGAAGCAAGACCGAACGTGACCGCTGACGCCGCCGGTTTATGCCTGAAGGCTGGAAATTCGGTAATTTTGAGGGGCGGGTCCGAATCCATAAGGTCTAATATGGCTATAGGGTCCGTATTAGGAGATGCTCTGGAAAAGAACAGCCTGCCCCGGGAGGCCGTTCAAATTGTTCCGGTCACGGACAGGGCTTTGGTCCTGGAGCTATTAAAGCTCGAAGATTATATAGACCTGGTTATTCCCCGAGGCGGTGAGAGTCTGATAAGGTTTGTATCGGAAAACTCAAAAATCCCGGTATTAAAGCACTATAAGGGGGTTTGTCACATATTTGTGGACGAATTTGCCGACTTGGAGATGGCTGAAAATATTTGCTTAAATGCCAAGGTGCAGCGGCCTGGTGTATGCAATTCGATGGAGACGCTCCTGGTACACGAAGGGGTTTCAGAAAAATTCCTGCCACGGATGGTAAAAAAATTTGAGGAAAATGGTGTTGAGATCAGGGGTTGCCCACGCACCAAGGAGATTGTCCCTCGGGTCAAAGAGGCAAGTGAAGAGGACTGGTATGCGGAATACCTTGACCTTATACTTAGTGTAAGAGTGGTTAAGGGAATAGACGAAGCCATAGACCACGTGGAAAAATATGGGTCCATGCATACTGAAGCGATAATTACCCGGGATTATAAAAATGCCCAGTATTTCCTGAATAGTGTGAATTCATCGACGATTCTGGTGAATGCGTCTACCAGATTCAGCGATGGATATGAGCTCGGTTTAGGTGCGGAAATAGGAATCAGTACGTCGAAATTACATGCGTTTGGCCCGATGGGCGTTGAGGAGTTGACCACCACAAAATTTATTATTTATGGCGATGGGCAGATAAGAACCTAA
- a CDS encoding GDP-L-fucose synthase — protein sequence MSYELRTKRILVTGGAGFLGTFIVEKLMDRGAKRDNLVIPRSKECDLRIWENCLKAVKGVDIVIHLAAKVGGIGFNLKYPGELFYDNAIMGIQLIEAARQAGVEKFVAVGTVCSYPKFTPVPFREEDLWNGYPEETNAPYGLAKKMLLVQAQSYRKQYGFKVIYLIPVNLYGPGDHFDPEDAHVIPALIVKFFDAKNRGAKEVTAWGTGKASREFLYVEDAAEGIILATERYDKYEPVNIGSGRGITIRDLVYLIKDMVGYEGEVVWDSQKPDGQPERMLDTSKAKLDFGFEAKTSLESGLRKTIDWYRQNLL from the coding sequence ATGAGCTACGAGCTAAGGACTAAACGCATTTTAGTTACCGGCGGTGCCGGCTTTCTCGGCACCTTCATAGTTGAGAAACTCATGGATAGAGGGGCAAAAAGGGACAACCTGGTAATCCCCAGAAGTAAGGAGTGCGATCTCAGAATATGGGAGAATTGTTTAAAGGCTGTGAAAGGGGTTGATATAGTCATTCACCTAGCGGCAAAGGTAGGTGGTATAGGTTTTAATTTGAAATATCCGGGTGAGCTTTTCTACGATAATGCCATAATGGGTATACAACTGATCGAAGCAGCCAGGCAGGCCGGGGTGGAAAAGTTTGTGGCGGTGGGGACCGTTTGCTCCTATCCGAAGTTTACTCCTGTCCCCTTCAGGGAAGAGGATCTTTGGAACGGCTATCCGGAGGAAACAAACGCCCCTTATGGACTGGCTAAGAAGATGCTCTTGGTTCAGGCACAGTCCTACCGGAAGCAGTATGGATTCAAGGTCATATATCTCATACCGGTAAACTTGTACGGTCCTGGAGACCACTTTGACCCAGAGGATGCTCATGTCATTCCGGCGCTCATTGTGAAGTTCTTTGATGCTAAAAATAGGGGTGCTAAGGAAGTCACGGCTTGGGGAACCGGGAAAGCGTCCAGGGAATTCCTGTACGTTGAGGATGCTGCAGAGGGGATTATTCTTGCCACAGAGCGTTACGATAAATATGAACCAGTCAATATCGGCTCTGGAAGGGGGATCACGATCAGGGATTTAGTTTACTTAATCAAGGATATGGTTGGGTATGAAGGTGAGGTTGTATGGGATAGCCAAAAACCGGACGGGCAACCCGAGAGGATGCTGGATACTTCCAAAGCCAAATTAGACTTTGGCTTTGAGGCTAAGACTAGCCTCGAATCCGGACTTAGAAAAACTATCGATTGGTACAGGCAAAACCTGCTCTGA
- a CDS encoding four helix bundle protein, giving the protein MGKKFRANNVKFGFEDLEVWQKAINFADKVIDIGDKLNNTNRKHYRLVEQLESSATSIAMNIAEGKGRYSKREFIQFLYIARGSLYETITLLMILHKKNWIDGAQLDELKGSGSEVGRKISSLINSIGNSMS; this is encoded by the coding sequence ATGGGCAAAAAGTTTAGAGCTAACAATGTTAAATTCGGGTTTGAAGATCTGGAAGTGTGGCAGAAGGCGATTAATTTTGCCGATAAGGTTATAGATATTGGAGATAAACTCAATAATACCAACAGAAAACACTATAGGCTGGTTGAGCAATTGGAATCATCGGCAACCTCTATAGCAATGAATATAGCTGAGGGTAAGGGCAGATATTCAAAGCGGGAATTTATTCAGTTTCTTTACATCGCTCGTGGTTCTTTATACGAAACTATTACTTTATTAATGATACTTCATAAGAAAAACTGGATTGATGGAGCCCAACTCGATGAATTAAAAGGCTCCGGTAGTGAGGTTGGGAGAAAGATTTCGAGTTTAATTAATTCTATCGGAAATTCTATGAGCTAG
- the gmd gene encoding GDP-mannose 4,6-dehydratase, producing the protein MKKALITGITGQDGSYLAELLLSLDYEVHGLIRRSSTFNTERLEHLYVDPHEPQARLFLHYGDISDSGQLTNLIYNIRPAEIYHLAAQSHVRVSFDMPEYSGDITGLGTIRILEAIRKSGNNCRFYQASSSEMFGMSPPPQSEETPFQPRSPYACAKLMAHWTAINYRDGYNLFAVSGILFNHESPRRSETFVTRKISRGVAMILSGKYKYIFLGNLDPMRDWGFAPEYVEMTWKMLQRPEPDDFVIGVGESHSIKEFLEEAFSYVGLDWREHVKIDPKYFRPTEVEALRADSSKAREALGWEPKVSFRDLVRIMVDADMRRMGLEPVGEGDRVLREKFPNRWWKVD; encoded by the coding sequence ATGAAGAAGGCGCTTATCACCGGTATAACCGGCCAAGACGGCTCTTATCTGGCGGAGCTGCTGCTCTCGTTAGACTACGAGGTTCATGGCTTGATCAGGAGATCCAGCACCTTCAACACCGAAAGGTTGGAACACCTTTATGTCGACCCGCATGAGCCACAGGCGAGGCTGTTTCTCCATTACGGTGATATTTCCGATTCCGGCCAGCTCACCAACCTGATCTATAATATTCGGCCTGCGGAGATCTACCATCTGGCCGCACAGAGCCATGTGCGGGTGAGCTTTGACATGCCGGAATACAGCGGAGACATAACCGGGCTGGGGACGATAAGGATTTTGGAGGCTATACGCAAGAGCGGCAACAATTGCCGATTTTATCAAGCCTCCAGCAGCGAGATGTTTGGGATGTCCCCACCGCCTCAGAGTGAAGAAACGCCCTTTCAACCGCGAAGCCCTTATGCCTGTGCTAAGTTGATGGCCCACTGGACGGCCATTAACTACCGGGATGGATATAACCTGTTTGCGGTCAGCGGGATCCTCTTTAACCACGAATCCCCCAGAAGAAGCGAAACCTTTGTCACCAGGAAGATTAGCAGGGGGGTTGCAATGATACTCTCCGGTAAATACAAATACATTTTTCTGGGTAACCTCGACCCGATGAGGGATTGGGGATTTGCCCCGGAATATGTGGAAATGACGTGGAAAATGCTCCAGAGGCCCGAGCCCGATGACTTTGTCATCGGTGTGGGCGAGAGCCATTCTATCAAGGAGTTCCTGGAGGAGGCTTTTTCCTACGTGGGGCTCGACTGGAGGGAGCATGTAAAGATCGACCCCAAGTATTTTCGTCCTACCGAGGTCGAGGCATTGAGGGCCGATTCATCCAAAGCCAGGGAAGCGCTAGGTTGGGAGCCAAAGGTTAGTTTTCGCGATTTAGTAAGAATTATGGTTGATGCGGACATGAGAAGGATGGGCCTTGAGCCGGTGGGGGAAGGTGACCGGGTGCTAAGGGAGAAATTTCCAAACAGGTGGTGGAAAGTGGATTAA
- a CDS encoding carbamoyltransferase C-terminal domain-containing protein, with protein MYILGVNAYHGDSSACLLSDGELVCAIEEERIRRIKHWAGLPVEAVKWCLQYGGIDIGEVDYIAISRNPSAHIHKKILRVLTKTPRIGFLKDRLQSVSRISDVKEGLARAFGVKASSIRARVQNVEHHRAHLGSAYLVSPFDRAACVSVDGFGDFLSAMRGIGSGNKIEILDWVEYPHSLGIFYTALTQFLGFWKYGDEYKVMGLSSFGRPAYLNEMRKVVKLKDNGLFELDTSFFVHHKEGVDMVWENGEPTLGRLFSDKLIELLGSPRQSGESISARHKDIASSMQAMYEEAFFHMLNHVHRKAGTDKIALAGGCIQNSLANGKIGDMTPFKELYIPPASYDAGTAIGAAVWLWSVFLGNDRGFVMDSAYWGPTFSDEQIEIALNEYGLKYIKLNDQELYEKTAKDIADGRVVGWFQGRTEWGPRALGNRSILVDPRKEGMRTILNERIKRREGFRPFAPSVLEDFVSEWFEGASPVPFMEKIYVVKAEKRRFIPAVVHVDGTGRLQTVSRSTNLRYYSLIREFFNLTGVPMLLNTSFNENEPIVNTPADAANCFSRTKMDVLVMGNYYCKV; from the coding sequence TTGTACATACTGGGTGTAAACGCCTATCATGGCGATTCATCGGCCTGTCTGTTGTCAGACGGAGAGCTGGTCTGTGCTATCGAGGAGGAGAGAATTCGAAGGATAAAACACTGGGCGGGGCTTCCCGTCGAGGCCGTTAAATGGTGTCTCCAGTATGGCGGCATCGACATCGGGGAAGTCGATTATATCGCCATTTCCAGAAACCCGTCTGCACACATTCACAAAAAGATTCTTCGGGTGCTGACGAAAACGCCCAGAATCGGTTTTCTCAAGGACAGGTTGCAGAGCGTGTCTAGGATTAGCGACGTCAAAGAGGGCCTAGCTCGTGCCTTTGGGGTTAAAGCTTCGAGTATAAGAGCAAGGGTTCAGAATGTTGAGCATCATAGGGCCCATTTGGGAAGCGCCTATCTGGTATCTCCTTTCGACCGTGCCGCCTGTGTCTCGGTAGATGGGTTCGGCGATTTTCTGAGCGCCATGAGGGGGATAGGCAGTGGAAATAAAATCGAAATTCTGGACTGGGTGGAATACCCTCATTCATTAGGGATTTTTTATACGGCCTTGACCCAGTTTCTGGGGTTTTGGAAATACGGGGACGAATACAAGGTGATGGGGCTCTCCTCGTTCGGTAGGCCGGCTTATTTAAACGAGATGAGAAAAGTAGTGAAGCTCAAAGACAATGGCCTTTTTGAGTTGGATACCTCCTTTTTTGTCCATCACAAGGAAGGGGTGGATATGGTCTGGGAAAACGGGGAGCCTACTCTGGGGAGGCTTTTTTCGGACAAGTTGATCGAGCTTTTAGGAAGCCCTAGACAGAGCGGTGAAAGTATATCCGCACGCCATAAGGATATCGCTTCCTCGATGCAGGCCATGTACGAGGAGGCTTTTTTCCACATGTTGAACCACGTCCATCGGAAGGCGGGGACGGATAAAATTGCCCTAGCCGGCGGCTGCATCCAGAACTCGTTGGCGAACGGGAAGATAGGGGATATGACTCCGTTTAAAGAGTTGTATATCCCACCTGCCTCTTACGATGCCGGTACGGCAATCGGCGCTGCCGTTTGGCTGTGGAGTGTATTCTTGGGCAACGATAGAGGATTTGTGATGGATAGCGCTTACTGGGGACCTACGTTTTCCGATGAGCAGATAGAGATAGCCTTGAACGAGTATGGTCTTAAGTACATTAAATTAAACGACCAGGAGCTTTATGAGAAAACGGCCAAGGATATAGCCGACGGCAGGGTAGTTGGATGGTTTCAGGGGAGGACGGAATGGGGGCCGAGGGCTTTGGGAAACAGAAGCATCCTCGTCGACCCGAGAAAAGAGGGTATGAGGACTATATTGAATGAGAGGATAAAAAGAAGAGAGGGCTTTAGACCCTTTGCCCCTTCCGTGCTCGAGGATTTTGTGTCGGAATGGTTTGAAGGGGCCTCGCCCGTTCCTTTCATGGAAAAAATATACGTGGTAAAGGCTGAAAAAAGAAGATTTATACCGGCTGTAGTGCATGTGGATGGTACTGGAAGATTACAAACGGTTTCCAGAAGTACAAATTTAAGATACTATAGTCTAATTCGTGAGTTCTTCAATTTAACCGGGGTTCCAATGCTGCTTAACACTTCATTCAACGAAAACGAGCCTATAGTGAATACGCCTGCCGATGCGGCAAACTGTTTTTCGAGGACTAAAATGGATGTCCTGGTCATGGGCAATTACTATTGTAAAGTGTGA
- a CDS encoding sugar transferase yields MYKEDQLRITDGDIGAVWDTAYSGSHSNELADVSGFNHKAVYSVTDTYPAKLNGSYDNSYTHGLFTTVRVREYSLKRYLDIAVSLLGLIFSFPISIIIALAIWLEDGWPIFYCSERVGLGGRFFRTYKFRTMVADSDVRFGPLQAGQNDKRITRVGRVLRATAMDEIPQLWNVLKGDMSIVGPRALLPAEIEVKASPSNGNRPIPLEMIPGCSKRHSIRPGLTGVAQIYAPRDISRRQKFRYDFIYLRRQCLEMDLRFILLSLWITLRAKWESRGNKL; encoded by the coding sequence GTGTATAAAGAAGACCAGCTACGAATAACCGATGGAGATATAGGGGCAGTCTGGGACACCGCTTATTCTGGCAGCCACTCTAATGAGCTGGCTGATGTTTCCGGGTTTAATCATAAGGCTGTCTACAGTGTTACTGATACCTATCCAGCCAAGCTTAACGGAAGTTATGATAACTCCTATACGCATGGGTTATTCACGACGGTTCGGGTCAGGGAGTATTCTTTAAAGAGATACCTGGATATTGCCGTATCCTTACTTGGACTTATTTTTAGTTTTCCTATCTCCATAATCATCGCCCTGGCTATCTGGCTTGAGGATGGCTGGCCCATATTCTACTGCTCGGAGCGTGTTGGCCTAGGTGGCAGATTTTTTAGAACCTACAAGTTTCGCACTATGGTGGCAGACTCTGATGTACGTTTCGGCCCACTTCAAGCGGGGCAAAACGACAAAAGAATAACCCGGGTCGGCCGGGTGCTGAGAGCCACGGCCATGGACGAGATCCCCCAGCTATGGAATGTTCTCAAGGGTGACATGAGCATCGTGGGTCCACGTGCCCTTCTTCCTGCGGAGATAGAAGTAAAGGCGTCTCCCTCAAACGGCAATAGACCTATTCCGCTTGAAATGATACCAGGTTGCAGTAAGCGCCACTCCATAAGACCGGGTCTTACCGGGGTAGCCCAGATCTATGCCCCAAGGGATATCTCTAGAAGACAGAAGTTCAGGTATGACTTCATATATTTAAGACGTCAATGCCTGGAGATGGACCTCAGGTTTATCCTGCTCTCCCTCTGGATTACACTCAGGGCTAAGTGGGAATCGAGAGGGAATAAGCTTTGA
- a CDS encoding glycosyltransferase family 2 protein: MKISILTVVFNNVINIEQCIKSVLGQTYKNLEYIVIDGKSSDGTLDVIKKYEHGISKWISEPDQGIYDAINKGIGMATGDVVGILHSDDFYASDRVIEKMAEAFARYDVQSAYGDLVYVNKDGSRLIRYWRAGEYKEGMLRWGWMPPHPTFFVKREVYEKYGRFNTNLKIAADYEMVLRLLARQKITTCYIPEVLIKMRTGGISNGSIKGLVRKTVEDYRALRINGLNLAILTLLSKNLSKIPQFFTR, encoded by the coding sequence ATGAAGATTTCCATATTAACTGTTGTTTTTAATAATGTAATCAACATAGAACAGTGTATAAAAAGTGTGCTGGGGCAGACTTATAAAAATCTAGAATACATAGTGATTGACGGCAAATCTTCGGATGGGACTCTGGACGTTATAAAAAAATATGAGCACGGAATTTCAAAATGGATAAGCGAACCCGACCAGGGAATTTATGATGCCATCAATAAAGGTATAGGAATGGCGACGGGAGATGTCGTCGGGATCTTACACTCCGATGATTTCTACGCCAGCGACAGGGTTATAGAAAAAATGGCGGAGGCCTTTGCCCGGTACGATGTTCAAAGCGCTTATGGCGACCTGGTTTATGTGAATAAAGACGGCAGCAGGCTCATAAGATACTGGAGGGCCGGAGAATATAAGGAAGGTATGCTCAGGTGGGGTTGGATGCCTCCACATCCCACCTTTTTTGTAAAAAGGGAAGTTTATGAAAAATACGGTCGCTTTAATACGAACCTCAAAATCGCCGCCGATTATGAGATGGTGTTGAGGTTGTTGGCCAGGCAAAAGATAACTACCTGCTATATACCGGAGGTTTTAATCAAGATGAGGACGGGTGGAATAAGTAACGGTAGCATAAAGGGCTTGGTGAGAAAAACAGTCGAGGACTATAGGGCCCTCAGAATTAATGGTCTAAACCTAGCTATTCTAACGCTATTGTCTAAGAACCTCTCCAAGATTCCCCAGTTCTTCACAAGATAA